Proteins encoded together in one Gammaproteobacteria bacterium window:
- a CDS encoding YqgE/AlgH family protein yields MSRLRVSALPLCLLLSLTAAVANPVTNSQAGTNNLSRGAFLVSTKKLDNSSFQKTVILVTHYSRRGATGIAVNRESEWRIKDVFPHTKTMQHIEDKLFLGGPVQPESIFVLVSSKAGMDTMQKILPDLYFSAGSRAVAHGFANQNADRIRAFAGYSGWAPGQLENEISRGDWLVIQADHQVIFQNHKDLWKKLFTSWSGRWI; encoded by the coding sequence ATGAGCCGCTTGCGAGTCTCGGCGCTGCCGCTCTGCCTGCTGTTGAGCTTGACAGCCGCTGTCGCCAACCCGGTTACCAACTCTCAAGCCGGCACCAACAACCTCAGCCGGGGAGCTTTTCTGGTCTCCACCAAAAAGCTGGATAATTCCAGCTTCCAGAAAACTGTTATTCTTGTCACCCATTATAGCCGTCGCGGCGCCACCGGTATCGCTGTAAATCGTGAATCGGAATGGCGTATCAAAGATGTGTTCCCTCATACAAAAACCATGCAGCACATTGAAGATAAGCTGTTTTTAGGCGGCCCGGTGCAACCGGAATCTATTTTTGTATTGGTGTCCAGTAAAGCAGGCATGGATACCATGCAAAAAATCTTACCCGATCTGTACTTTTCCGCAGGTAGCCGGGCGGTAGCTCATGGCTTCGCCAACCAAAATGCAGACCGCATCCGTGCCTTTGCGGGTTATTCGGGCTGGGCTCCCGGGCAACTGGAAAACGAGATTTCTCGGGGCGATTGGCTGGTTATCCAGGCGGACCACCAAGTTATTTTTCAAAACCACAAAGATTTGTGGAAAAAATTGTTTACGTCCTGGTCCGGGCGTTGGATCTAG